The stretch of DNA CTGACCATGTCGGCCGCACCGGAGCAGGCCAGCATCAGCACGCACAGCCACAGCAGCGAGGCGCCGGAGAACACCGAGACGCCGGCCAGGGCCACGACCGTGCCGTACACGCACACGGCCGCGACGACGGCCACGCCGTGGCGGTGGACCCGGCTGACCCAGCCGGAGACGAGGAACGCGGCCACGGCACCGATCCCGGGCGCCGCCTGCAGCAGCCCCAAGGTCTCCGGCCCCGTGGCGAACACCGTGACGGCGAGCGCCGGGAACAGTGCCCGGGGCTGCGCCAGCACCATGGCGAAGAGGTCGACGACGAACGTCATGCGCACGTTCGGCGCGGTGCCGAGGAAGCGCAGCCCCTCGACCACCGACCGCAGGCCGGGCGAGCCCTGCTGCGACGTCGGGGGCATGGCCGGGAGCCGCGACAGCGAGTACAGCGCGGCGACGAACAGCACGACGTCGACCACGTAGGCGGCGTCGACGCCCTTCCACGCGATGAGGACGCCGCCGAGCAGCGGCCCGGCCGTGAAGGAGAGGTTCGTGGCTGCCATGCCCAGCGCGTTCGCGGCCGGCAGCAGCTCGGCCGGGAGCAGCCGCGGCAGCATCGCCGAGCGAGCGGGCTGGTTCACCGCGAACAGCGCCGACTGCACGGCCACCAGCCCGTAGAGGAACCCCACGGAGTCGATGCCGGCGAGGCTGTGCGCGACGAGTGCCATCGAGCACAGCCACAGCCCGAACGCCGAGATGAGCGCCACCCGGCGTCGGTCGAAGGCGTCGGAGAGCGCACCGCCGTACAGACCGCCGAGCACGAGCGGCAGCAGCCCGGCGAGCCCGATCAGGCCCACGGAGAACGACGAGCGGGTCAGCGAGTAGACCTCGAAGGCGATCGCGACGATCGTCATCTGCTGGCCGAAGGCGGACACGGTCTGGCCGATCCAGAGCCGTCGGTACGCCGGGGAGGCCCGCAGCGGACGCACGTCGGTCAGCACCCCGGACAGTCGACTCACGCAACGATCCTGACGCATGGCCCGGACCCGCCGGTTGGCAGGATGCCCCCATGGCCCGCGCACCGATGTCGACGCAGAAGGTGCAGCAGTGGATCATCAGCCTGCTGGTGCTCGCCGTCTCGTGCTTCCCGCTCGGTGCCCTCACCGCCGCGGTCGCGATGCTCGCCGACGAGCGGCACGACGCGGCGCTGGTGCTCGTCGGCGTGATGGCGGCCCTCGGCATCGCCGCGGTGTCCGCCGGGCGCCTCGTCCACCGCCTCTCCCCCGTGTCGCCGTGGACCCTGCTCGGCCTGCTCCCGGCCCTCGCCGCGGCGGCGCTCTACCTCTGACGCCTACGGCTGGAGACGCACACGCTCCCAGCCCCCCACGTCGCGGCGGTACAGCAGCCGGTCGTGCACCCGGTTGCGCCGACCGTGCCAGAACTCGATCGTCTCCGGGACCAGGAGGTAGCCGCCCCACGTCGACGGTCGCGGCACCTCGCCGTCGCCCGCCGCGTCCTCCGCGGCCCGGACCTGGGCCTCGAGGGCCCTCCGGTCGGTGACGGGTCGGGACTGGTGGGAGCCGACGGCGCCGACCTGGGCGCCGTGCGGTCGGCTGGCGAAGTAGGCGTCGCTCTCGGCCGCCGGCAGACGCTGCACGGACCCCTCCAGCCGCACCTGGCGCTGCACGGGGTGCCACAGCAGGGTGGCGGCCGCCCGTGGGTTCGCCTCGAGCTCGCTGCCCTTGCGCGACGTGTAGTGCGTGAAGAACGTGACGCCGCGCTCGTCCAGGCCCTTCATGAGGACGATCCGCACCGACGGGCGACCGTCGAGGGTGGCCGTGCCGAGCGCCATCGCGTTCGGCTCCGGCACCCCCGCGTCGACGGCGTCCCGCAGCCACCGGGCCAGCAGGTCGAACGGGTCGTCGCCCGCCTGCGCCTCGTCGAGCCCGCCCTCCTCGTACTCGCTGCGCATCGCAGCCAGACGGTCGTGGTCGATCGGACGCTCCATGCGGGTCACGCTAGCGCCGCCCGGACCAGCCAGCAGGACTCGCCGTGCCGGGTGCTCATGGCTCAGGGCAGAATGCAGACATGGTTGATGACGTACAGGTGCACCACGGGCTCGAGGGAGTCGTCGCGTTCGAGAGCGAGATCGCCGAGCCCGACAAGGAAGGGTCCGCGCTGCGGTACCGCGGCGTCGACATCGACGACCTCGTCGGCCGCGTGCCGTTCGAGAAGATCTGGGGACTCCTCGTCGACGGCCACTACGAGCCGGGCCTGCCGCCCGCCGAGCCGTTCCCCATCCCGGTGCACTCCGGCGACATCCGCGCCGACGTGCAGAGCGCCATCGCGCTCACCGCGCCGGCCTGGGGCCTGCGCCAGCTGTACGACATCCAGACCCCCGAGCAGGTCCGCGAGGACCTCTCCCGCACCGCCGTCATGATCCTGTCCTACGTCGCCCAGGCGGCGCGCGGCGTCGGCCTGCCGATGGTGCCCCAGGCGGTCATCGACGAGCAGGAGACGATCGTCGAGCGCATGCTGATGCGCTGGCGCGGCGAGGTCAACCCCGACCACGCCAAGGCCATCGACGCCTACCTCGTGTCCGCTGCCGAGCACGGCATGAACGCCTCCACCTTCACCGCACGCGTGATCGCCTCCACCGGCGCCGACGTCGCCGCCGCCCTCTCGGGCGCGGTGGGCGCCATGTCGGGACCGCTGCACGGTGGCGCGCCCTCGCGCGTGCTGCACATGATCGAGCAGGTCGAGAAGTCCGGCGACGCCGAGGGCTACGTCAAGCAGCTCCTCGACTCCGGCGAGCGCCTCATGGGCTTCGGGCACCGCGTGTACCGCGCCGAGGACCCCCGTGCCCGCACCCTGCGCCGCACGGCCAAGGAGCTGAACGCGCCGCGCGCCGAGGTCGCCGAGGCTCTCGAGCAGGCCGCCCTGGCCGAGCTGCGCGCCCGTCGCCCCGACCGCGTGCTCGAGACCAACGTCGAGTTCTGGGCGGCCATCGTCCTCGACTTCGCCGAGGTGCCCCCGAACATGTTCACCGCGATGTTCACGTCGGCCCGCACGGCCGGCTGGAGCGCGCACATCCTCGAGCAGTACAAGAAGGGCCGGCTCATCCGTCCCTCGTCGATCTACGTCGGTCCGGCGGAGCGCAAGGCCGACGAGGTCGACGGCTGGAACCCGGCCTGGGCCGACCGCTGACCCCACGCCCCGCGCGAGCACACGGCGCCCGTCCCGACCACGTCGGGGCGGGCGCCGTCGTCGTCGCGGCTCGGGCTGCGCATCACCAGCAGGCCCCTACGGTGGAAGACATGACCGTACGCGACATCGCACTCAACGACGGCACGACGATCCCGCAGGTCGGCTTCGGCGTGTTCCAGATCGACCCCGCCGACACCCAGGCGGCCGTCGAGCAGGCGCTCGAGGTCGGCTACCGCCACATCGACACCGCCCGGATCTACGGCAACGAGGAGGGTGTCGGCGCCGCCCTGAAGGCCACGGGCCTCGCCGACGAGGTCTACGTGACCACGAAGCTGTGGAACGAGGACCAGGGCCACGAGTCCACGCTGCGCGCCTTCGACGCCAGCATGGGCCGCCTCGGCATCGACACGCTCGACCTCTACCTGATCCACTGGCCGACGCCCGCGCACGACACCTCCGTCGACACGTGGAAGGCCTTCGAGCAGCTCAAGGCCGACGGCCGCGTGCACTCGATCGGCGTCTCGAACTTCCGCGTGCAGGACCTGCAGCGCCTCGCCGACGAGGGACTCACCACCCCGGTGGTCAACCAGATCGAGCTGCACCCGGCCCTCACCCAGGACGTGCTGCGCGCCTACCACGCCGAGCACGACATCGTGACCGAGGCGTGGAGCCCGCTGGCCCAGGGCGAGGTGCTCGACGAGTCCGCGGTCGTGGAGATCGCACAGGCGCACGACGCGACGCCTGGACAGGTCGTGCTGGCGTGGCACCTCGCCCTCGACAACGTGGTCTTCCCGAAGTCGGTGACGCCGTCGCGCATCGCCGAGAACTTCGCCGCCACCGAGCTCACGCTCTCCGACGAGGAGCTGCAGCGCATCAGCGCGATCAACCGCGACGAGCGCACCGGCCCGGACCCGGCCGAGTTCAACTGACCCGCACGCGACGAGACCCTGGCCATCCCCCCGAACGGCCAGGGTCTCGTCGTGTGTGATGGACCATCCCCCCGAGATGCTCCACCGCCGACCCGTCCCCCGACAGGTCGGACGTCGTGTCAGCCGGCGTCAGGCACCAGTCCCGCGACCAGCGGCTGGATGCCGGCGGTGTCGTCGAGCGGCTGGATGCCCTCGCCCAGGGGCTGGATGCCCTGGCCGAGCGGCTGGATTCCCTGGACGGTCGCGTCCGCGGCGGCCGGAGCCATCGCGAACAGGGCGGCGGCACCGGCTGAGGCGATCATGGAGCGCGTGCGGTTCGTCGACACCGTGGTTCCTTCCGTCGTCCTGGTAGCAGGAGACTACACCGAACTAGTCCTTTGGGACTAGACCCTCGTAGTCATCATTTTCTCGTGGCGCGGACGTCGCTCGCGCCTGGAACGCCGGGCGTCCGGTGCGCGGCCGGCTGCGGATGCCCCGACCGCGACGTCTCGTAGGGTGGGACGGTGACCACCGCAGACCTCGCCCGCGCCGCCGCGGATGCCCTGTCCGAACGCACCGGAGGGGCGGCCCACGACGTCGCCCTCGTCATGGGCTCGGGCTGGCTGCCCGCCGCCGACGCGCTCGGCACCCCCGACCACGAGATCGCGCTCGCGGACCTGCCCGGATTCAGCGCCCCCGCGGTCGCGGGCCATGGCGGCACCGTCCGCTCGGTGCAGGTGGGCGAGCGTCGCGCCCTGGTGTTCCTGGGCCGCACCCACTTCTACGAGGGCAAGGGCGTGGCCGCCGTCGTGCACGGCGTGCGCACCGCAGCGGCCGCGGGCGTGCGCACGGTCGTGCTCACCAACGGTTGCGGCGGGCTCGACCCGCGCTGGGCCCCGGGTACCCCCGTGCTGATCAGCGACCACATCAACCTGACGGCCACCTCCCCCATCGAGGGCGCGAACTTCGTCGACCTGACCGACCTGTACTCGAGCCGCCTGCGCGCCCTCTGCCGCGAGGTCGACCCGTCGCTCGACGAGGGGGTCTACGTGCAGTTCCCTGGACCGCACTACGAGACGCCGGCCGAGATCGGGATGGTCCGCGCGATCGGGGGAACCCTGGTGGGCATGTCGACCACGCTCGAGGCCATCGCGGCCCGTGAGGCCGGCCTCGAGGTGCTCGGCCTGTCGTTGGTGACCAACCTCGCCGCGGGCATCTCCGGCGAACCCCTGAACCACGAGGAGGTGCTCGAGGCCGGGAAGGCGGCCGCGAGCCGCATGGGCGCCCTGCTCGCCGACGTCATCCCCCGCATCTGAGCCTGACCGGCCACCCACGCCCCGAGGAGCACCCATGTCCGTCGTCGACCTCGCACTCGACTGGATCAGCCAGGACCCCGACCCGCAGACCCGAGCCGAGCTGCAGGCCCTCGTCGACGCCGACGACACCGCGGCGCTCGAGGACCGCTTCGGCAGCCGTCTGCAGTTCGGCACCGCCGGGCTGCGCGGCGCCCTCGGCGGCGGTCCGAACCGGATGAACCGCGTCATCGTCGCCAAGGCCGCCGCAGGTCTCGCCGCGTACCTGCGCCGTGAGGTCGACGGGGAGCCGTCGGTGGTCGTGGGGTACGACGCGCGGCACAACTCCGACGTGTTCGCCCGCGACACCGCCGAGATCATGCAGGCGGCGGGCGTGCGCGCCTACCTGCTGCCCGTGCACCTGCCGACGCCGGTGCTCGCCCACGCCATCCTGCACCTCGGCTGCTCGGCCGGCGTCATGGTGACGGCGTCGCACAACCCCCCGCAGGACAACGGCTACAAGGTCTACCTTGGCGACTCCAGCCAGATCGTGCCGCCGGCCGACACCGACATCTCCGCGCTCATCGACGAGGTCGGCCGGGTCGACGAGCTGCCCCGCAGCGACGACTACACCGTCTGCGGCCCCGACGTGGCCGAGGCCTACGTGCAGGCCGTCGTCGACCTCGCGCACGACGGCCCACGCGACGTCGTCGCCGTGTACACGCCGATGCACGGCGTCGGACGCGACACCCTCGTCGAGGTCGTGCGACGCACCGGGTTCCCCGCCTTGCACGTCGTGCCCGAGCAGGGCGACCCCGATCCCGACTTCCCCACCGTCGCGTTCCCGAACCCCGAGGAGCCGGGCGCGATGGACCTCGCGCTCAAGCTCGCGGCGGAGGTCGGGGCCGACGTCATCGTCGCCAACGACCCCGACGCCGACCGCTGCGCCGTGGGGGTCAGGGACGGTGAGGCGTTCCGGATGCTCACGGGCGACCAGACGGGAGTGCTCTTGGCCGAGCTGCTGCTGCGCCGCGGCGTGGACGGCACGTACGGCTCGTCGATCGTCTCCTCCGACATGCTCGGCCGCCAGGCCGAGGCGCACGACCGACGCTGGCAGCAGACCCTCACCGGCTTCAAGTGGCTCGGCAAGATCGGCGACCTCGCGTTCGGCTACGAGGAGGCGCTGGGCTACAGCGTGGCCCCGCACGTCGCGCGCGACAAGGACGGCGTGTCCGCGATCCTCGCGGTGCTCGAGCTGGCGGCGGAGCTGAAGGCCGAGGGGCGCACGCTCCTCGACCTGCTCGACGACCTCTACCGCGAGCACGGTCTGCACGCGACCGGCCAGCTGTCGGTGCGCGTCGACGACCTGTCGATCATCGCCGACGCCATGAGCACGCTGCGCACCACGCCGCCGCGACTGCTGGGCGGCCTGGAGGTGACGGCCGTCGACGACCTCGCCGACGGGTACGCGGGCCTCCCGCCCACCGACGGGATCCGCCTCGCCCTGGCTCTGCCGCCGGCGACGGAGGCCGCCCCGCACGGACCCGCGATCGACTCGGCGCGCATCATCTGCCGCCCGTCGGGCACTGAGCCCAAGCTCAAGTGCTACATCGAGGTCGTCGTGTCGGTGCAGGACTCCGTCGAGGTGTCGCGCGAGCAGGCCGACGCCACCCTGGAGGCGCTGCGCTCCGACCTCGCGACGGCCCTCGGCCTTGCCTGACCGAGCGGGCGGCGGCGCCTCTCGCTCGGGCGTCGCCGCGACCCGTCAGGCGGGTCTCAGTCGTCGTCCTTCTTCGGCTCCGGCTTCTTGCCGCAGATGATGCGGTCGGCCGCCTGGTAGACGGCGGTGTCGGTCTCGCGCTTCACGACGCGACCGTCCTTGCGCAGGGTGCGGTAGATGTCGATGTCGAAGCCGGGCAACGCACCCTGGGGTGCGCAGGAGGCCGAGTCGTCGTAGCGCGTCTGGCCGGTGCGGAAGTTGCGCCGCTCGGACTGGCCCGCCTCGACGTCGAACTCCTTCGTGCCCCAGATCTGCACCGTCGTGCGGCCGACGCCGCCGGGCGAGCTCGGCTGCACGAACGAGCGGATGAGCACGCCGCTCTTGAGGTTGTTGCGGAAACGCAGGTCGAGCGACCCGAAGTAGACGGTCGCCTCACGGCCCACCGGGTAGCGGTCGATGTAGAACGCGTGCGGGTGGTGCTCCACGTCGTCGAGCCCGGCGAAGAAGGCGGCGTTGTAGGTGGTGGTGACCACCTGCGACACACCACCGCCGAGCTCGTCGCGGAAGCGACCGCCGTTGATGACCGAGCCGCTGGTGAAGCCGTTCGCCGCCGTCCGCTCGCCCACGGTGTCGTTGAAGGAGAACGTCTCCCCCGGCTCGACGATGGTGCCGTCCAGCAGCTGCGCGGCTCGGCCCTGGTTGATGTTGCGGTACTCGGCGTGCGGGTACTCGGTGGTGAACTCGCTGACCTTCTCGGTGATGCGCAGGGCCTTGGCGTCCTCGGTCGTGAACTCCGGCTCGACGACCTTGGCCTCGACCGTGACGGCGCGCTCGGCTCCGCTGCGCGTGAGCACCGGCACGAGCTTCTCGGCCATCTCCTTCGGCTGCAGGCCGATGCCCTCCTTGCCCGGCACGACCACGGGGCGCTCGCCACGGATCTCCACCGTGGCGTCGACCGCCTTGCGCCCGATGCCGGTGG from Aeromicrobium erythreum encodes:
- a CDS encoding MFS transporter, with product MSRLSGVLTDVRPLRASPAYRRLWIGQTVSAFGQQMTIVAIAFEVYSLTRSSFSVGLIGLAGLLPLVLGGLYGGALSDAFDRRRVALISAFGLWLCSMALVAHSLAGIDSVGFLYGLVAVQSALFAVNQPARSAMLPRLLPAELLPAANALGMAATNLSFTAGPLLGGVLIAWKGVDAAYVVDVVLFVAALYSLSRLPAMPPTSQQGSPGLRSVVEGLRFLGTAPNVRMTFVVDLFAMVLAQPRALFPALAVTVFATGPETLGLLQAAPGIGAVAAFLVSGWVSRVHRHGVAVVAAVCVYGTVVALAGVSVFSGASLLWLCVLMLACSGAADMVSAAYRSTILQTAAPDEMRGRMQGVFIVVVAGGPRLGDFVMGSLAGLAGEAWAMTVGGALCVAATAWFGLRSRGFRAYDARNPTP
- the pdxH gene encoding pyridoxamine 5'-phosphate oxidase, translated to MERPIDHDRLAAMRSEYEEGGLDEAQAGDDPFDLLARWLRDAVDAGVPEPNAMALGTATLDGRPSVRIVLMKGLDERGVTFFTHYTSRKGSELEANPRAAATLLWHPVQRQVRLEGSVQRLPAAESDAYFASRPHGAQVGAVGSHQSRPVTDRRALEAQVRAAEDAAGDGEVPRPSTWGGYLLVPETIEFWHGRRNRVHDRLLYRRDVGGWERVRLQP
- a CDS encoding citrate synthase 2, whose amino-acid sequence is MVDDVQVHHGLEGVVAFESEIAEPDKEGSALRYRGVDIDDLVGRVPFEKIWGLLVDGHYEPGLPPAEPFPIPVHSGDIRADVQSAIALTAPAWGLRQLYDIQTPEQVREDLSRTAVMILSYVAQAARGVGLPMVPQAVIDEQETIVERMLMRWRGEVNPDHAKAIDAYLVSAAEHGMNASTFTARVIASTGADVAAALSGAVGAMSGPLHGGAPSRVLHMIEQVEKSGDAEGYVKQLLDSGERLMGFGHRVYRAEDPRARTLRRTAKELNAPRAEVAEALEQAALAELRARRPDRVLETNVEFWAAIVLDFAEVPPNMFTAMFTSARTAGWSAHILEQYKKGRLIRPSSIYVGPAERKADEVDGWNPAWADR
- a CDS encoding aldo/keto reductase, whose amino-acid sequence is MTVRDIALNDGTTIPQVGFGVFQIDPADTQAAVEQALEVGYRHIDTARIYGNEEGVGAALKATGLADEVYVTTKLWNEDQGHESTLRAFDASMGRLGIDTLDLYLIHWPTPAHDTSVDTWKAFEQLKADGRVHSIGVSNFRVQDLQRLADEGLTTPVVNQIELHPALTQDVLRAYHAEHDIVTEAWSPLAQGEVLDESAVVEIAQAHDATPGQVVLAWHLALDNVVFPKSVTPSRIAENFAATELTLSDEELQRISAINRDERTGPDPAEFN
- a CDS encoding purine-nucleoside phosphorylase, encoding MTTADLARAAADALSERTGGAAHDVALVMGSGWLPAADALGTPDHEIALADLPGFSAPAVAGHGGTVRSVQVGERRALVFLGRTHFYEGKGVAAVVHGVRTAAAAGVRTVVLTNGCGGLDPRWAPGTPVLISDHINLTATSPIEGANFVDLTDLYSSRLRALCREVDPSLDEGVYVQFPGPHYETPAEIGMVRAIGGTLVGMSTTLEAIAAREAGLEVLGLSLVTNLAAGISGEPLNHEEVLEAGKAAASRMGALLADVIPRI
- a CDS encoding phospho-sugar mutase, with the translated sequence MSVVDLALDWISQDPDPQTRAELQALVDADDTAALEDRFGSRLQFGTAGLRGALGGGPNRMNRVIVAKAAAGLAAYLRREVDGEPSVVVGYDARHNSDVFARDTAEIMQAAGVRAYLLPVHLPTPVLAHAILHLGCSAGVMVTASHNPPQDNGYKVYLGDSSQIVPPADTDISALIDEVGRVDELPRSDDYTVCGPDVAEAYVQAVVDLAHDGPRDVVAVYTPMHGVGRDTLVEVVRRTGFPALHVVPEQGDPDPDFPTVAFPNPEEPGAMDLALKLAAEVGADVIVANDPDADRCAVGVRDGEAFRMLTGDQTGVLLAELLLRRGVDGTYGSSIVSSDMLGRQAEAHDRRWQQTLTGFKWLGKIGDLAFGYEEALGYSVAPHVARDKDGVSAILAVLELAAELKAEGRTLLDLLDDLYREHGLHATGQLSVRVDDLSIIADAMSTLRTTPPRLLGGLEVTAVDDLADGYAGLPPTDGIRLALALPPATEAAPHGPAIDSARIICRPSGTEPKLKCYIEVVVSVQDSVEVSREQADATLEALRSDLATALGLA